A segment of the Fusarium oxysporum f. sp. lycopersici 4287 chromosome 4, whole genome shotgun sequence genome:
GCGTAGTTTTAGTGTATATGCAGGTCAATTCTCGCATCTCTATCGTGATCCTTGATACCGATGCGAGAAAACGGTATTAAGCGATGGGATAGAACTCAAGGCCGAGGTGTGCAGAAAGGTTCAGAGGGTATCGGCCGGGTTGCCTGTCCAATTTTAGACTTGCCCCAGGTACCCGAAAACACCGAGACAAGCAATACTCCCATTCAAGATCTGGCGGCTGAAAGAGGAAAACGAAGGAAAAGAGGCTGGAAGTCTAATGGTCACCGCCAGTTGACTGGATTGCCACCAATAACCAAGGTACCAATGGAATTCGAGAACGGGCATCTCTTCAAACGCTGGTCCCAGAAGCTTTGCTAAATGTCCGATTTTGAGTGCTTGGCGTTGTGGACATGGTTATCATTCTCATTTCTCAAAGCCAAACGAAcaaagaaaataaagaagTTTAAGGGATGCAGTAGTGCTACAGTACCTAAGCCAATTaaaagatgaagacggaCAGACAGCGGCTGAAAGGGTTTCTCAGATCATCGGGATGTGTCCATAGCATCCAAGGGAACCCTGAATGATGCAGGACAGTGAGAGTGGGCTGTAGCAATAGTCATAAGCAGCCGAATCAGGTGTGACCTGCCCAAATAATACATCGAATCTTGCAGTGGATAGTGCTAGAAGATGCTTCGTTTATTTTCCACCATCGAGTGCTCATCTTTTTTTGACCAGCGACATCCCACCTGCTAATCTCTTATCGATAAAGGGTCACAGGACGCACTGATGACGGGAAGGAGGGGGACGTGCATGAGGGATAGACAGAGGGGGTGGGGCAGTTACCGCCTCTAGCTCTAGCTCCAGCTCTAAGGTAGCGGAGGGGCGAGGGGTTCAACAACGAGGATGAGACGGGAAGGAGGGGTCGAGTATTCCAGGGAGGTTAGGTGGCCCCAGGGAGCAAGGACTTCTGACATTGCCAAAGTTCACTGGTCTAAAGGCCTGCTAAAATATACCCAAACTTCCGTACCTAAGTCATTTCACCACTTAAGATACAGGCCCTAAGTTctcttgcctcccctagccTCAGGCGGTAGATACTGTACCTCTTGTATGATAAGGTACTTCTATTTGAATGGGACCTCTGTATTAGCGGCTCCATCCAAGGAGAGCCTATAAGGTACAGCTAAAATTGACAACTCAGATCAGCAAAGGcacgaaacgaaacgaagGAACAAAACAACCACGGAGCTGGCCGCCTCGGAAAAAGAGAACCTTCATGGCTGGAAAACATACAGTATCCATCTCAAGGACCCTTCAAGGGATACGCCAACCAACCACCAGGAACTCTAGAAACCTTCTCTAGGCGACGCCAAAAGTCAATTTCAACCAGCCGTCCCATCAACGACGTTTTCCACGCCTCAGGATCACAGTAGATCGAGGCGAGAGAAACGAAGTCGATCGTTGACCGTATGGTATTACTGGGTTCATGGCTCATACAAGTTCCATGGCACAGCAGCGTGTTGTATATGTTGTCGCTACAAGGAGAGTACGGGAAGATGCTTGCAAGATCACAGATCACCATCCATCGGTGGACGACTAGAATCCTTCCATTCGCGCACCAGGTGAGCAGCTTGTGAGCCTTGAATTGTAAATGCATTCCTTTCAAGCTGCATGCGCAACGTCCAGCCAGAGCTTGCAGAAACGCAAATGCGAGCCATGTTACTCTCTCCGCACGCCTTGGCTCTGCTCCGTGCGCCTCATTTATGCGAAGAATTGTGGTGCGGGACAGAACCTTGAACTCGCTGGACAGATTCTGTTGCATCGGCTTCTACAGAGTCGATTAGAGCTAGATTCGATGTTGATACAATGTTTTATTGCTGTGCTCCAGCCTCTTGAAGGGTTCATGTGGCTAGTAGAGCTTGGACTGGTGGTTCCTTGGCTATGGGATGAATGAAGTACCTGGTTCTTGACCACGATCCACCAGGTACGCTAGATCCATCCGCAAACATACACCGCCGTGAGATGCATGCAGGCAAACACTTTGGAGACACCTGCTGTTTGGCCTGCATTGAGAGAACCAGTGTGCTGGCAATTGACCCTCAATGCGTCATACGAGGTCAGCATTGAGTTTGTCCTGACTTGCACGGCATCTTCGGAATCAGTGgccagcctcttcctcatgcTGCAAACTATCAAATGCCAGCTCAAACTCCACAACGACCGTTACCTGCTACCGAGATACGCCCATGTGTATTCGATTTGCGACATTTCACGTCATTGCTTGCGCCCAACGGCGCCAGTGCGATGGATGGATCTCGTGGACGTGTCGAGTGGTAGACCTTTCATGCTGGAGCTTTCAAAGCGACGGTACCTTCCAATTTATCAGACCGCGATATTGGAAGCGAATTACGACGCAGCAAAGACATGTTCAACATCGGGAGAGATGGGCTTTATTTGAAAGGGTTGCATTGTGCTTTGATATAGCTTGACTCCCCGCACGATGTTCATCATCGACCTGAATCTCAAGCCCACCGACCTACGGGATCCAGGCACCATTATTCCCCTGCCCACCTATCATAAAGCTGAGAAAAAGTAACTGTGTGTTGATGTTAGGGACGCGGTGAGGGGTCTGTATCAGATTACATCGCATGGGTAAGCCGGCTGCATCCAGATGACCTGGATTATCTGCACCGACTGGGAGACGATGAACAATCCTTATTGCCTCCCAGTCTGCTCGGCATCGCTTATTGGAATCATGTTTTCTAGGTATGCTGCTGCAAGCGTGTCTATGGCAACCGAGAATAAGATTTGGACAATCTCCATCTGAACAGTGATGAAAGCCGGAATCGTGTTGTCGTTGCAACAAATTTGTGGACTTGCACGGNNNNNNNNNNNNNNNNNNNNNNNNNNNNNNNNNNNNNNNNNNNNNNNNNNNNNNNNNNNNNNNNNNNNNNNNNNNNNNNNNNNNNNNNNNNNNNNNNNNNCACCGCGAGGTTTATTTTTACCACTCGCACAGCGGTACTCTTGGGGTCCCTGTGGGCGAAAACCATCCAAGCGCCGTCTCCAACCCTCATTGACATGGGGCCCTTGATCCACTCCAGGCTGAGAAGCCAACCCCTCGCATGCATGCTGGCTCCTACTGGGTTGACGATATCTCGAATCCTGCAAGTTGGTTTGTGCCCTGATCCAGAGCATGAGCAGAGACTGGCCCACCCATAGGCTTTGACCATGTGCTTATACTAATACTTGAAGCTACGTTGAGGATTCGCTGCACCTGGTATTAGGAAAGTTTGAAAGATATGACTACCTAGGTATACATAGAAGCGGTCGAGGAACAACGCACCGAAAGGCTAGGTGCTTTTCAGTGACCATATCATCCTTGGACAGGCTGGTCAACTGTCAGCTTGCTTTACCACTAGCTTGCAGCTCGTTGGTTGATCAAGCTGCAGCGCTTGCAGGGTTATACCTCGCATGGGTCACATCAGGTACATACTGGCGCTATGTACCTGGCCCGCCCCCTGCTCAACAGTGCAGGTGACCTGTACCTGGCGGCTCTGACTGGCATGAGTTACTGTTCAATGTGCCCTTATGATAGAATTATTCAGCAAAGTGTTGTGCAACGACAATCAGTCCGCATGTTACTTGATGCCTCTGCTTGGAATTGGACCCGCGCGCCTGGATACTACGGTTAATCAAATCGTTCCGACTTGCTGCAATCCCACCCACCCACCTCGAATACATGTTTATCGTGCCTAACAGTCACCGCTTAGGAATACGGATACTCCCAAGCAGCATCCATCGACTCATCCTGCAACTGTAACCCGCTCCCCACCAAAGCCGGCGGTGCCTTGCCCTGTCAGGGTTCCcacgagacgagacgagcTGTGATCGGTCGCAAACTGGCAAAGCGGAGAATTGTGTTGGCGCCGTTTGAACCGAGACCAGAGCTCTGTGCCCAGCGAAACTCAACACCCACGACCATCCAATGCCAGGCTCGATTTGCAGCCAGCTGGGGAACCCTAGAGAGTTAGGTTCTTGTCGGACTTTCAACCCACGGTGATCCAGGTCAATGAGCATGACAACAGCCAGCACGACTACGTGAGGTGGCTGACCTCTAGATTGATTGGTCGGGCAACGCAACTAACAAAGACTCCGTCTTAGTACAAGGGAAACAAGAGAGTTGGGCAACTCCATCCTGCCTCTATGCATCCATCCCGGATCCGGACTCCACAGACAATCGATTTGGGACGGAAAAGCAACCATAGACATACATCATCGCCACGCTTGCCCCTGCCACTTTTTCCCTCTGTGCCCCTGTCTCAACTCAGTTTGCGACTGTcaaccttttttttttcttctgcGTCACGCACGTTCTGGCTTACGTTGTTACTGCAGTCTTTGTATGCAAGCAACACACATACAGTTTCGATTTTGACTTTTTCGGTTATCCCTTGATGAAATCAAGTTGCAACCACAAAGGATAGCCCTGGAAGTGACGAATTATTCCATCGAATGAGTTTGACTGCATCGCTTTCGCAGTTGTCGCTCAGAGAATATCAACTCACCTCAGCCTGGTCTGTGCCACTCTGCGGATCTaggccttgatcttggctggCTTGCATCACCACTACGCACGCCTCCCTCCCCGCCGGCATTTCTACGTACGCTCTAAGGCGGGCCTTAGTTAGCAGGTCGTGGGTACTGTAGGAGCCTGAGAACGCCTCTACTCATTCTCTTACAACTCTCACACACGCTCCCTGTTTCTCCATCCTCATTGTCTCTCTTCTTGACCCCTTACATCTATCCCTTTATCCCGTTGGGATCCGCGCTCTGCGTCAACTTGTACATGTTCCGTTTTGTGTGTGCGTGTCTTGTTGCATCCTAACTCCTCGGACTATTACTTCTTATCTCCATATCCCCCATCATCGGAAGGTTTTCGTCTTGTACAGGGTTGCCTGTGGTCGTCATCACCCGCCTCGCGATTTCTGCTAAGTCCTTTGGCCGTCTCGCATTTTTCTGCCTCAGTGAGATTGTCGGTGCATCCAAGTGCAAAAATTGCAGTCCCGACAACACATATAGCGGTGCATAACGAAGACCCGGCCGAATTCTCGTACCTGTGTGACCAGGACGTTGAACCCTCCGGGCATCTTTCTCGTCCTTTCCCGAGAGGCGGACCCGCGCAACGGTAATATCGTCACTAATATCGATAATACTGCTGCCAGTATCGAGTTCGAGCTTTTGTCGCCATGGCGGCCGCTTTTCGCCCAGTGAATTCCCCGCTGGCCATGACGGTCTCTCGCGAAGACGTCATGGGTTCATCGACCGCAACTCCTCGACCCAACACAGCCCCTCATACACACTCACAAATACCTGCCGACGATGGTGCGACTCCGACAAGGGCAACTTTCAACCTGGCTAGCCAGAAGCCACTACCATCTAGTCCTTTCCCCCAAGGAATACAGATGCCTGAACAACCACCGAAACCAAAGATGCCTCGGCGTCACGACTCACGGCATTCGAATAAATCAGGAGACTCGGGAGACGTAGATATGGACGATTCCGATGGAGAGACTGGCACCATTGAGGATGGCGCTGGATCTGACGACGAAAGTGTTGGAGCAGACGGACCCAGGTcaggcaagaagaagaagtcgcAGCGCTTTTATTGTACGGACTATCCTCCTTGTAATTTGAGCTTTACGCGGAGCGAGCATCTTGCCCGGCATATCAGGTTTGTGGTCTTCCTTTGTCCCTCGATCCGTCTTGGTTTGTCGTAATGCTGACCGATATCAACAGAAAGCATACAGGAGAACGTCCATTCCAGTGCCACTGCTCTCGCCGCTTTTCAAGACTCGACAATTTGAGGCAACATGCACAGACAGTCCATGTCAACGAGAACATTCCTATGGACTCGCTAGCTGCAACCGGTTCCCGGTTTCAACGGCAGATGCGGCCCGATCGAATCAGGCAAGCCGGGAATCGAGCCAGAGCATCGACAGGTGGTAGTGCCGGCGGTCCTCAACGAGGACATTCCAAATCGCTCTCTACCTCGAGTATCACCAGTGTCAGTTCTGTCGGCTCGGCTTACAGCGTTCAAGATGCCAGACGGCGACCGCCTCCATTGGTAATGGCAGACCCTCGCTCGCGATTGTCTTTGGAGTCTTACCGGAGTGCTATGGAGGGCTCTTACCCTCACTACCGACCTGCTTCTCCTAGTGATTTCGGAACACCAACTTCATCCACCTTCTCAACTGGGCAGAGCAGCCCAAGATGGGGACCAGGCGTGTCTTCCCCAGCAACGTCACACTCACGATCTCACAGCATGTATACCTCTGGAAGTCGAACACCAGGCCGCCGTTTGAGTGTTCCAGGAAACCCATTTCAATCCCCTGGAGCACCAGGGGGGAGACCGATGATGTTTGGGCCTGGTCCTGCCAATGCTTCGAATGTGGGTGCTCTCCCGCCAAACAGTAACGGCATCCCTCCATCCCCAACTCCCTCATCGACTTCTCAATGGTCTCGTAGGGAGTCAATGTCAGAGAGTGATTGGCGCCGAAGAACATGGCATCCAGACAGCCGCAATATCAATGGGAACCCCAGTCAGCTAAGCTCCGTTGTGAACCAGTCATCTGTCCGTCCGAACCCACCACCACCGATCGCGAATCCTTCCACTTCTCAGTCGTCCTTCCGCCTGCCCGGTATCGAGTCGTTCGACCCTCTCCCACCTGCCACACCACCAAGGAGACAGCCTTCGCCCATGATGGTCGACCAAGAGCCTCAGATTCGAGCCTCTTATCAACCCCACCTCCCCGAAACCCCGATGCAGGACGAGAGACGAAACCTAAACTTGTACGACGCGAGCCTTCAGAGAGGCCTCAACCGCCTTGATATCAACCACAGTACACCGCCTCGTGATAGCGCGGGTAGCTGGGCTTCCGAAGCAAACAAGGCTGTCCAGGCTCAAGCTGAGCATGTGCGGCTCAATCCTCCTACTGTTCGTTTTGAGGAGCGGCCTCCGGTATACCAGGGCCCCAAACCTCCACCTACCTCTGCCCCAcgatctcttcatcaacacacAGTTTCGGCCCCATCTATTACAACATCGAGAGAAAATAAGCGTCGTGGATGGTACAATGGGCCCGTTTCTCTTCATAGAGACGGCCGACCTCCTCAAGAGCAGCAAGATACACGGCTAGCTCACGTGGATAGGATGGTGCATCCGAACTTTACTGGCTTCAGTGGATTCCCCGTCAAAGAAGCACCACTGCATCCTCAATATCAGCAACCACCACAACAACTGCCCCCACAAACTCAGCAGCACCCGCAGCATccccagcagcaacaacacccGCATCAACAGacccaacagcaacagcagggACGACCTGGCAGCAATGGCTCTCTAGGCCGTCTTGAGGCGTTAGTTGCTGTTGCGACAAGCGAAGGATCTACTGCTGCAGCATACTGAGCTGGATTATGCCCTCATCCGACCCCGTCTTTTTGAGACGACAATGATTTGACGACTTATGACCTATCCCCTTGAACCGGCTTGTCTTTTCCTCTATACCTGGCAGCGGAGACGACGCACGTTGCGGGTATGATCCTTTGCATGATACACGAACATGGAATCTTTTTTTATGTCTTTTGGTATAACGACATCCCTACTCTGAATTAACTTGGCTATGGGTTCAAATGGCAGCATTTAACAACATCCCACCAGCATTGGTATCTGACTCAAGGAACCGACATTCGCTCCAACAATCTGAAACGTCTGGCCCCTGGGAGTTTGCGAGACAAGCTGAGCTTGTCAGATGGTTTTCCTACTTTTGccctcccccccccccctttttttttaattGTTTTTACTGAGGGCGTCCTGGCTTCCTTCTTCCCTAAACTGGAGCATGATCTGTAACGGTGAAGGAGGACGTCATCCGTCGGCATGATACCCTGACTTTGTTTGCATGAAGCGACACCAGTACATGATTTGGCCGTATATGAATATTCCCAACCTGTTGTTACATCTTGCGGTAATGGGAGGGTTGGTTTTGCCGAACGCCGTTGCGTCATTGTTGGAATTCTTGGGGCTAGACTCAGGTGGTATTGTGAGATGCGTTGGTCAAATTTGACGCTTTTGTTGTGTCGTGGGGTTGGAGGATGGGTTTGAATTTGATACCCTGTGATTTGAGCGGTTTCTTAGTTCTTGTTTCTGTTGGCGTTTGTCAGGATGCTTGGTTTAGACATGTGTCTCAGGATTCTCATGACCTTTTCTTTTATCAGGGAGGCAGTTGGTTTGGCAATGGAGTCGCGGCTCTGTTTACagattgatgatgaggatgccTGGTGTGTTTCTTGACGTTTATGATGATATCTATAGTTTTATACAGCGATGAGATTGCTCAGACATAGAGCTGAGCTATAATGCAAACTGAGTTTAAACTTGATCTCGGAGTGGCTATTATGTGACCATAACTCAGAATATCCGCCGTGATGTAGGGGACCTATATCTGGCGTCAGTATTACATTTAACTACCGGTGAAAAGGTCGATCACTACCAGGTCAGTCACGGATTTGAATGTAACTCAATAAAGCTCACATTCGCTTGTCAAAAACTCCGGGGCCAAATAGGGCAGATGTGACGTAGCATATGCATCATATATAGACGAAATGTCGTCGAAGTTACAGGGCATGGAAAAGCACATCAATTCCGAATAGTCAGATCGTATTCATAATTCGTCTCTCGCTTTGTCCAATCATGAATCGCTCGCTGATTGTCTGATTGATCCTCTGAAAATGCCTGTCGCTGATCGCTGAGAGCGCCAACCTCTCGCCTCATTCGCACCTCATACTCGCTTCATCACCCTCAGCTTCCAATCTCTTCTGCTGATAAATATGGATGATAAcccatcttcgtcgtcgtcttctgcAGGGCGACTTAGGGCTCTTCTGCCAGGCCCAACTCGAGAAGGAGACTCACCCAGACCTCCACCCAAGCTGAACATACCCAAGAGAATATCCGTCAAGACTGCATGCCAAGCTTGCAGACAACGCAAAGCCAAGGTTGTAGGAGTTTCTGTGTCAAGATAGGTAGTGTACTGACTTCTGTAGTGCAATGGTCAAAGGCCAAGGTGCTCTGGCTGCATCACTGCTGGCCGAGAATGTCACTATGCCAGCAACCCCTACGAAGCCGAGGCCGCAGCAATGAAAAGGAAGCACGATGAACTAAAAGAACGAATCGCTGATCACGAGAGTCTTTACTCTTCGCTCAAGACCAGAGAGCCTCAGGAGACAGACGAGATACTGCGGAGAATTCGAGCCGGAAAGGACGTCAAAGGCGTGGCTGAGGACCTTCAGGGAGGAAATTTGGCTATTCCTACGTCTCAGAAACAGGCAAATCCTCTTCTACGAAACAATAGCGACAATACTTCAAACAGTGCTACAACGTCTGGAAGTGCCAGCTCACCAACATTCTCAGTGGCACGCATGAACCTTTCCCTACCCCAGCAGCAAACAAGGGCCAGGCTCACAGCTTTGTGAGTACATTACAAAATTCTAAACACCTGTCTAATCTTTCCTAGAAATGACCAACCTGGCAGCCTCCTTGAGGAAGCCCGGCGAGAACCTCAGCGCAGAGCCTCTGACGACTCTACATCCATTGATCTCCAAGGGCATATACTCCCTCTTTCGCGATGGACGAAGGTCATGCAAGATGACAAGTTTCTAAGCCACTTGCTACTGTTGTCCTGGACGTGGGACACATCGTGTGACCGTATTATCGACCGAAATATCTTCGAAGACGACCTGAAGAACCTCGACCCTACAACATCGGGCGCATCCTCAGAACTGCGATTCTGCTCACCATTTCTCGTCAATGCCATTTTGGCCATTAGTTGCGTATGGAGGCTTTACCAATCCCTTTCAGAGTCTGCAGGCTAAAACCACGAATATAGCTATATACGACGAATCCAATTACATTCGGCATACCGGACGAACTAAGCACCCGAGGACAGGTATTCGCCCAAGAAGCCATCCGGTGTCTGAAGCAAGAAGACACACGGCCTTCACTACCGGTGACACAGGGTCTGGCGCTTATGCATGTGTATGAAAGCGCTCTAGGCGATGGAGAAACGGCGCTTGAGTTCCACAGTCTTATGCAGTCTCGGTACATGGCGCTTAGACTTGATGATGTGTATCGTTCTACAGATACTGCTATTGCGGGATCGAGACAGAGAGCCGAAGCACATGCGTTGTCTTGGATACAATGGGGTTTCTACGTCTGGGACTGGTAAGTAATGTGCTCATGCTGAACCAATCTCACTGACATATGTGACCCAGGAAACCAATGCACGGTCTGTGTCGTCGTCTCGTTATCAAGAAGCCCACACGAGCTAAGACATGGCAAGATGAAAACTCACCGCTGAATAGAACCGAGAACCCACAGTATTGGTGGTCCTCGTATCCTGTTTCCGTAGCGCCTCAGCGGTCAATGAAGCGTGAGATATTCGAGGCTGAATGTAACTTCACCGAAATCACAGAGCAGGTTCTCGAGTTCCTTGTTCCCTTGGAGCAGGGAGTTTCACCGTCTCAAAATACAGGAAATGCTGTAGAGTTGTACTCTAAAATCATGGAATGGAAGTTCTCCTTGCCCGAAGAGCTGAGGGCTGAGAATGCAGTTCTGCCCGCTGCTATCCTACTACAGTAAGTCTTTTACAGGATGACGCAGATTTTTCTTGGTAACCAACATGTATCTAGTCTGAGCGCGGATCTTGTAGTAATCAGCATTCTTCAACCCTTCGACCACGTCCCCAAGTCCGTCTTCGGCCCCTTTCATCCACGTCTAACATCCTACGCCCACGCAACAAACGCCATGTCAACGATCTGGCACTTTCGAGCTCTATACACGATCCAAAATGAACACTGGCTCATACAAGCATGTTCCGTCTGCGCTTTCAAAGTCCTGTTCGCCATTGAAGAGAGCCCTATCCAACTCGAAACATTCATAAAAGCGTGTCGAGCCCTCATGGAGCTTGGAGCAGCGTTCCCTGTGGCGGAGGAGGTTATTTACTCTATCGAATCGGTGGTAAAGAATAAGAAGGTGAATCTACCTTCGTATGCGAGAGAGTATATGCCTAACGGTGCTGGAGAGGGTGTTGGGGACTTGAAGGGTGTCAGGGTTAGGGATCACAGTGTtattgttgagaaggctgatTCAGATGGGAGTGAAGATCGGTTGACTATGACGGGCCTGCTTTCTACATTGGCTCCTAGTGAAACGGGACTGTATTAGTTCATGTAGACAGGTTGCGTGTATGCATATCTAGATAGAGAGGTTGGCGTTACTAGGCGGCCAAGGCGCGTCAGCGCGCATATGTTTGTTGTTggatatatatatatatatatatatatatatattgcGATACGCTTTACAGCAACGAGAGTTTAGTTCGTAAGCCTCTTCACTAGACCCAAATACTTCAAACTTCCGGCAGATACGAATCATCTAATTTGATCTTGGTAACTCCGTCTACCTTTCTGATCTTACATATCCTCCAGTTTAGTTGATGATTGGAAATATCCTGGGCCCGGTCGATGTTACACTTCTCATTGCCTGTGTCATACTGGCAACGCAGAAGCTGCATAGTCTCGGAGGTGAGGTCTGAATCTTGAATACAAGTTCTGCTGTCACATCCTTTCATGTTTCAGATTCCAGAAAAGGGCTTCTCTGCATTGGGACGTATCCAAGAAAGATGGAATGATGCAAAGCCCACGGGAAAGGCAGCATCACTCTTCCACAACGCGCTGGTCCCAGAGTCAGGTCCGCACCTGTGGTTACGTACTCGGGAAGTAGCCTTGAATCAGCGGCTCTGAACTCATGGCTATGAAGTGAGGGTTCAAAGAAAGACTCCGTTGGCAACCTGTGACACATTGGTGCACTGCTTCTGGAGACCTTGGGCTTGTGCAGCTGATCTGATATCTCGAATATAGTTTCGATGCTCTAAGTATCCTTTGTGACACAGTCTACCCGCAGCGTGATGTAACTGCTCCCATCGTCTGCTGCTGAGCCTCTCTTGGTCATGCTCGAAGCACTGAAGAACGCCGCGCTCCGGCCAGGCCCGAGAACACTGGGATTCAGGGGTAAACTCGACCAAGTCGCCGTAAGTCGGCACCTTCTCAAGGTATATTACTTCATTCGTGCTCAGATAGAGAAAGATGTAACGTTTCAACTCTTCTGGCAGCTTTCTGAACGGATCTCGGCAGTTTCGAGCTATCGTCAAGGGGAAGCCGATACTCCTTAATAAAAGCCTTGCTGGGTTAATCGATACAAATCAGGGGTAGCTCAGTTTATGGCCGTGTTACCAATGACTGATCGATATTATTTTAGTGAACCTAACCAGTAAATTATACCATGAGATGAAGATTACGTTGTCCTAAAATCCATTCTCGTAAACTGTAAGTTCTGTTGCCAGAGGCACAATAGCCTAGAGATCGTGAACTTGGGCCATTTCATgagcatcgatatgggagTTCATACGATACTT
Coding sequences within it:
- a CDS encoding hypothetical protein (At least one base has a quality score < 10); this translates as MVKAYGWASLCSCSGSGHKPTCRIRDIVNPVGASMHARGWLLSLEWIKGPMSMRVGDGAWMVFAHRDPKSTAVRVMEIVQILFSVAIDTLAAAYLENMIPISDAEQTGRQ
- a CDS encoding hypothetical protein (At least one base has a quality score < 10), with amino-acid sequence MAAAFRPVNSPLAMTVSREDVMGSSTATPRPNTAPHTHSQIPADDGATPTRATFNLASQKPLPSSPFPQGIQMPEQPPKPKMPRRHDSRHSNKSGDSGDVDMDDSDGETGTIEDGAGSDDESVGADGPRSGKKKKSQRFYCTDYPPCNLSFTRSEHLARHIRKHTGERPFQCHCSRRFSRLDNLRQHAQTVHVNENIPMDSLAATGSRFQRQMRPDRIRQAGNRARASTGGSAGGPQRGHSKSLSTSSITSVSSVGSAYSVQDARRRPPPLVMADPRSRLSLESYRSAMEGSYPHYRPASPSDFGTPTSSTFSTGQSSPRWGPGVSSPATSHSRSHSMYTSGSRTPGRRLSVPGNPFQSPGAPGGRPMMFGPGPANASNVGALPPNSNGIPPSPTPSSTSQWSRRESMSESDWRRRTWHPDSRNINGNPSQLSSVVNQSSVRPNPPPPIANPSTSQSSFRLPGIESFDPLPPATPPRRQPSPMMVDQEPQIRASYQPHLPETPMQDERRNLNLYDASLQRGLNRLDINHSTPPRDSAGSWASEANKAVQAQAEHVRLNPPTVRFEERPPVYQGPKPPPTSAPRSLHQHTVSAPSITTSRENKRRGWYNGPVSLHRDGRPPQEQQDTRLAHVDRMVHPNFTGFSGFPVKEAPLHPQYQQPPQQLPPQTQQHPQHPQQQQHPHQQTQQQQQGRPGSNGSLGRLEALVAVATSEGSTAAAY
- a CDS encoding hypothetical protein (At least one base has a quality score < 10); protein product: MAAAFRPVNSPLAMTVSREDVMGSSTATPRPNTAPHTHSQIPADDGATPTRATFNLASQKPLPSSPFPQGIQMPEQPPKPKMPRRHDSRHSNKSGDSGDVDMDDSDGETGTIEDGAGSDDESVGADGPRSGKKKKSQRFYCTDYPPCNLSFTRSEHLARHIRKHTGERPFQCHCSRRFSRLDNLRQHAQTVHVNENIPMDSLAATGSRFQRQMRPDRIRQAGNRARASTGGSAGGPQRGHSKSLSTSSITSVSSVGSAYSVQDARRRPPPLVMADPRSRLSLESYRSAMEGSYPHYRPASPSDFGTPTSSTFSTGQSSPRWGPGVSSPATSHSRSHSMYTSGSRTPGRRLSVPGNPFQSPGAPGGRPMMFGPGPANASNSSVRPNPPPPIANPSTSQSSFRLPGIESFDPLPPATPPRRQPSPMMVDQEPQIRASYQPHLPETPMQDERRNLNLYDASLQRGLNRLDINHSTPPRDSAGSWASEANKAVQAQAEHVRLNPPTVRFEERPPVYQGPKPPPTSAPRSLHQHTVSAPSITTSRENKRRGWYNGPVSLHRDGRPPQEQQDTRLAHVDRMVHPNFTGFSGFPVKEAPLHPQYQQPPQQLPPQTQQHPQHPQQQQHPHQQTQQQQQGRPGSNGSLGRLEALVAVATSEGSTAAAY
- a CDS encoding hypothetical protein (At least one base has a quality score < 10) → MLTDINRKHTGERPFQCHCSRRFSRLDNLRQHAQTVHVNENIPMDSLAATGSRFQRQMRPDRIRQAGNRARASTGGSAGGPQRGHSKSLSTSSITSVSSVGSAYSVQDARRRPPPLVMADPRSRLSLESYRSAMEGSYPHYRPASPSDFGTPTSSTFSTGQSSPRWGPGVSSPATSHSRSHSMYTSGSRTPGRRLSVPGNPFQSPGAPGGRPMMFGPGPANASNSSVRPNPPPPIANPSTSQSSFRLPGIESFDPLPPATPPRRQPSPMMVDQEPQIRASYQPHLPETPMQDERRNLNLYDASLQRGLNRLDINHSTPPRDSAGSWASEANKAVQAQAEHVRLNPPTVRFEERPPVYQGPKPPPTSAPRSLHQHTVSAPSITTSRENKRRGWYNGPVSLHRDGRPPQEQQDTRLAHVDRMVHPNFTGFSGFPVKEAPLHPQYQQPPQQLPPQTQQHPQHPQQQQHPHQQTQQQQQGRPGSNGSLGRLEALVAVATSEGSTAAAY